Genomic segment of Synechococcus sp. A15-28:
GCGGCAATTCAGCCGCCGCGCTGTGCCGGATCCCGAAAGCTGCAGCGGGAGGGTTGCAAGCATGGGCCCATGCTGCCGACTCATGTGACCGATCTCTGGCCCCTCAGCCGGGCATTGCTCCTGCAGATCCTTGAGGACCGTTGCAGCGACCGCTTCGTCTGTGAGCGGATCTGGGAGCGTCTGGGTTACGTCGACTCAGACGGCGTCTGGCGCGCTGGTTCCAAGACACCCAGCGACTGGGTGGAGGCCTTCCCTGAGGGGCCGCAGCTGATTGCTGAACGGCCGGCCTTGGTGCGTCTGACCCGATCGATCCCGAAGCAGCACAAGCAGCTGCTGAAGCAGCAACTGAAGTTTCAGGGTTACCGCATCGGTGAGCTCTATCCGCGACGGACCCGCCGCGCCACCGCCGTGAGCTGGTTGCTGGCCTGGCTGGCCCAGCAGGAGATGCCCCTTCCGGAGCAGGGGCCCCTGGCTCCCGAGCTGCCGGTGCCCTCCGATCCGGTCGCCGGACATCCCGGCGACCTGCCAGTGGCGTGAACCTTGCCGTGTCAGCGGGTCTGTAGGGTCAAGGATTGATCGGAGTCCCGCCCCTTGGCGCGTCCTGTCGTCGCGATCATCGGACGCCCCAATGTCGGCAAGTCGACTCTGGTGAATCGTCTCTGCCGCAGTCGCGAGGCGATTGTGCATGACGAGCCCGGTGTCACCCGCGACCGGACGTATCAGGACGGCTA
This window contains:
- a CDS encoding DUF1823 family protein — its product is MLPTHVTDLWPLSRALLLQILEDRCSDRFVCERIWERLGYVDSDGVWRAGSKTPSDWVEAFPEGPQLIAERPALVRLTRSIPKQHKQLLKQQLKFQGYRIGELYPRRTRRATAVSWLLAWLAQQEMPLPEQGPLAPELPVPSDPVAGHPGDLPVA